One Opitutia bacterium DNA segment encodes these proteins:
- a CDS encoding hydrolase: MIPSSISSLPSRRAELVALLERWAAINSGSNHAVGLARMAAELRATFAAAFPGAQFEELPADAEGYNPPGVKALRFRLRPSAPVQVFLCGHYDTVYGADDPFQTCRWLDADTLNGPGVTDMKGGLVVLLAALQAFEQTPHAAQIGWEILLTPDEETGTHGTRHLFEDAAKRHHFGFVFEPARPSGDIIHSRKGTGGAIVTCHGRASHAAKIPNDGRSAILGLAAFALAASKIPAELPGTLVNVGNIKGGSPATNVVPDLAQAELDLRVTQMSDEPQLFARLRALAGEVAAAHEVKFDLNLWLNRPPKENHAVEAKLFPEFQRAATDVGLKPFNWVHGGGASDGNFLGAAGLPCFDGIGPEGDHLHSAREYCRVATIAPRAQNVALFLHRLASGEIPFPKK, translated from the coding sequence GTGATTCCCTCCTCCATCTCCTCGCTCCCCTCGCGCCGCGCCGAACTCGTCGCGCTCCTCGAACGCTGGGCCGCCATCAACTCCGGCTCCAACCACGCCGTCGGTCTCGCGCGCATGGCCGCCGAGCTGCGCGCGACCTTCGCCGCCGCGTTCCCGGGCGCGCAATTCGAGGAACTCCCCGCCGACGCCGAAGGCTACAACCCGCCCGGCGTGAAGGCGCTCCGCTTCCGCCTCCGCCCCAGCGCGCCAGTCCAGGTTTTTCTCTGCGGCCACTACGATACCGTCTACGGCGCCGACGACCCGTTCCAGACCTGCCGCTGGCTCGACGCCGACACGCTCAACGGCCCCGGCGTCACCGACATGAAAGGCGGCCTCGTCGTCCTGCTCGCCGCGCTCCAAGCCTTCGAGCAAACCCCGCACGCTGCGCAAATCGGCTGGGAAATCCTCCTCACGCCCGACGAGGAAACCGGCACGCACGGCACCCGCCACCTTTTCGAGGACGCCGCGAAGCGCCACCACTTCGGTTTCGTCTTCGAACCCGCGCGCCCCAGCGGCGACATCATCCATTCGCGCAAAGGCACCGGCGGCGCCATCGTCACCTGCCACGGCCGCGCCTCGCACGCCGCCAAAATTCCCAACGACGGCCGCAGCGCGATCCTCGGCCTCGCCGCCTTCGCCCTCGCCGCGTCGAAAATCCCCGCCGAGCTGCCTGGCACGCTCGTCAACGTCGGCAACATCAAGGGCGGCTCGCCCGCCACGAACGTCGTCCCCGATTTAGCCCAAGCCGAACTCGACCTTCGCGTCACCCAGATGAGCGACGAGCCGCAACTCTTCGCCCGCCTCCGCGCACTCGCCGGCGAAGTCGCCGCCGCGCACGAAGTGAAGTTCGACCTCAATCTCTGGCTCAACCGCCCGCCCAAGGAAAACCACGCCGTCGAAGCGAAGCTCTTTCCCGAGTTCCAGCGCGCCGCGACCGACGTCGGCCTGAAGCCCTTCAACTGGGTCCACGGTGGCGGCGCGTCCGACGGCAATTTCCTCGGCGCGGCCGGCCTGCCGTGCTTCGACGGCATCGGCCCCGAAGGCGACCACCTGCACAGCGCCCGCGAATACTGCCGCGTCGCCACGATCGCCCCGCGCGCGCAAAACGTCGCCCTCTTCCTCCACCGCCTCGCCAGCGGAGAGATCCCGTTCCCGAAAAAGTAG
- a CDS encoding DUF1460 domain-containing protein has protein sequence MFAAEPAPSATADPLAALAAKPLYQFTEPEVGAYLAQLHATEPDLRKRIVHLARKNLGQPYELYLLGEMPFETHDPQPLYCLAKSDCLVFTEHTLAMALSRDWTGFFQLLQRIRYRDGRIGVVTRNHFTETDWNPSNRWLATDITAELAGPRAVKFDEKIDRARFLKNRYKLTVSIPVEDHRDTFFPYAEAPALAAQLQDGDIIEVVRGVVKKGAPANDIFGGSAWIGHVGLAAHGADGTLHIIHSSEPKVREETLADFIARETAHNAERDAAGKPRLLGFKFLRLAADPLANLKQLDGADAPHVTLPGGGRL, from the coding sequence CTGTTCGCCGCGGAACCCGCGCCGTCCGCCACCGCCGACCCGCTCGCCGCCCTCGCCGCGAAGCCGCTCTACCAATTCACCGAGCCCGAAGTCGGCGCCTACCTCGCGCAACTCCACGCCACCGAGCCCGACCTGCGCAAGCGCATCGTCCACCTCGCCCGCAAGAACCTCGGCCAGCCCTACGAGCTCTACCTCCTCGGCGAAATGCCGTTCGAGACGCACGACCCGCAACCGCTCTACTGCCTCGCGAAGAGCGACTGCCTCGTCTTCACCGAGCACACGCTCGCCATGGCCCTCTCGCGCGACTGGACCGGCTTCTTCCAACTTCTCCAGCGCATCCGCTACCGCGACGGCCGGATCGGCGTCGTCACCCGCAACCACTTCACCGAGACCGACTGGAATCCCTCCAACCGCTGGCTCGCCACCGACATCACCGCCGAACTCGCCGGCCCGCGCGCCGTGAAGTTCGACGAAAAAATCGACCGCGCCCGCTTCCTTAAGAACCGCTACAAGCTCACCGTCTCCATCCCCGTCGAAGATCACCGCGATACCTTTTTTCCCTACGCCGAAGCGCCCGCCCTCGCCGCGCAACTCCAGGACGGCGACATCATCGAAGTCGTCCGCGGTGTCGTGAAAAAAGGCGCGCCCGCCAACGACATCTTCGGCGGCAGCGCCTGGATCGGCCACGTCGGCCTCGCCGCCCACGGCGCCGACGGCACGCTGCACATCATCCACTCCTCCGAGCCCAAAGTCCGCGAGGAAACGCTCGCCGATTTCATCGCCCGCGAGACCGCGCACAACGCCGAACGCGACGCCGCCGGCAAGCCGCGCCTCCTCGGCTTCAAATTCCTCCGCCTCGCCGCCGACCCGCTCGCCAACCTCAAGCAGCTCGACGGCGCCGACGCCCCGCATGTCACTCTCCCGGGTGGCGGCCGACTCTGA
- a CDS encoding TonB-dependent receptor produces the protein MNARYSRSCRFTLAALAAATMTSFAVAQTAPAPLEEKKDDAVKLEKFIVTGSSIKRPADEGALPISVFSKLDLEQEGIASAEQLIMNLNINGNGLDNLASNADVVAGAARGNNGATSANLRGQGANATLVLLNGRRVASHGLNGGVVDLNSIPFAAIERVEVLKDGASAVYGTDAIGGVINFITKSDFRGLVANASSDITEDGGGNIFRYSLVGGWGSLNKDGWNIMASLALADHKMLRGDQRDFVNTFQPARGISPDTRGAPIATIFPLSTLYSIISRDNLNNTGRSTGPIDPAGTLAMSGGINILDLPTNTAGYAGYDGMGPYEELLWNVPSAKYASAWDTGRAAALQQPVKNTNFVGRGSYKLGEHTITAEAVIGRSDSTKSFSPNQISSSTSSTSPFFNLAYPSTGADYNRVYQALIAFFPSSVINNGQPIAFRWRATPLGNREIRTISDTRRFLVGLEGPLPFLRDWEYRTGLSQAQSESKSKLISGYFYAYPFAALINSGIVSPFSLTQTPEAMAALAKTRADGVQLYGGTFTTTTFDFTASGPLWDLPAGQLFAAVGADIRKEEYEFNGASAAYATQSDVQNFIFNAPFDNALATAGTLSRTVKAVFAELQIPVIKHVDLNVAGRRDDYTGFGSTTNPKITLRIAPTEKILLRGSYSTGFRVPTFKQQFDAAFESVYSGADLVDPSTGASIPANSLNLINGGKRDLQPEEADMISYGVVISPIKNVTLGVDWWKVNRDGTIQSLGASDILKNSQLFPDRVIRNPATNQIAFIDVRPINAGQTETSGLEYTGRGEFDLFGGKLVGDVNVSQLLKKRSKLIATAPWGNSEVGRFTRASDIGLKWKYTAAVSYRKGKWTGRISQLFRSGYMDYVPPGIANGAYLSKATQYNPKVDEYITYNASLTYRWSKDITIIAGIKNLLNEDPPFSIAYDTNTGAGSSWEPRVTDPRGRSFTLSVEYKLF, from the coding sequence ATGAACGCACGTTACTCCCGGAGTTGTCGTTTCACGCTGGCGGCATTGGCCGCGGCCACGATGACCTCCTTCGCGGTGGCGCAAACCGCCCCCGCTCCGCTCGAAGAAAAGAAAGACGACGCCGTCAAACTCGAGAAGTTCATCGTCACCGGCTCCTCCATCAAGCGCCCCGCCGACGAAGGCGCGCTGCCCATCTCCGTGTTCTCCAAGCTCGACCTCGAGCAGGAAGGCATCGCGAGCGCCGAGCAGCTGATCATGAACCTTAACATCAACGGCAACGGCCTCGACAACCTCGCGTCGAACGCCGACGTCGTCGCCGGCGCCGCCCGCGGCAACAACGGCGCCACCTCCGCCAATCTTCGCGGCCAGGGCGCCAACGCCACCCTCGTCCTCCTCAACGGTCGCCGCGTCGCCTCGCACGGCCTCAACGGCGGCGTGGTCGACCTGAACTCCATCCCCTTCGCCGCCATCGAGCGCGTCGAAGTCCTCAAGGACGGCGCCTCTGCCGTCTACGGCACCGATGCCATCGGCGGCGTCATCAACTTCATCACGAAGTCCGACTTCCGCGGCCTCGTCGCCAACGCCTCCTCCGACATCACCGAAGACGGCGGCGGCAACATCTTCCGCTACTCCCTCGTCGGCGGCTGGGGCAGCCTCAACAAGGACGGCTGGAACATCATGGCCTCGCTCGCCCTCGCCGACCACAAGATGCTCCGCGGCGACCAGCGCGATTTCGTCAACACCTTCCAGCCCGCCCGCGGCATCTCCCCCGATACCCGCGGCGCCCCGATCGCCACGATTTTCCCGCTGTCGACGCTCTACTCGATCATCAGCCGCGACAACCTCAACAACACCGGTCGCAGCACCGGCCCCATCGATCCCGCCGGCACCCTCGCCATGAGCGGCGGCATCAACATCCTCGATCTCCCGACGAACACCGCCGGCTACGCCGGATACGACGGCATGGGGCCCTACGAGGAACTCCTCTGGAACGTGCCCTCCGCCAAATACGCCTCCGCTTGGGACACCGGCCGTGCCGCCGCCCTCCAGCAACCGGTCAAGAACACCAACTTCGTCGGCCGCGGCTCCTACAAACTCGGTGAGCACACGATCACCGCCGAAGCAGTCATCGGCCGTTCGGACTCCACCAAGAGCTTCTCGCCGAACCAGATCTCCAGCTCGACCTCGTCGACCAGCCCGTTCTTCAACCTCGCTTACCCGAGCACCGGCGCCGACTACAACCGCGTCTATCAGGCGCTCATCGCGTTTTTCCCCTCGAGCGTGATCAATAACGGCCAGCCGATCGCCTTCCGCTGGCGCGCCACGCCGCTCGGCAACCGCGAAATTCGCACCATCAGCGACACGCGCCGTTTCCTCGTCGGCCTCGAGGGACCGTTGCCGTTTCTCCGCGACTGGGAATACCGCACCGGACTCTCGCAGGCGCAGAGCGAGAGTAAGTCCAAACTCATCAGCGGCTACTTCTACGCCTATCCGTTCGCCGCCCTGATCAACTCCGGCATCGTCAGCCCCTTCAGCCTCACGCAGACGCCGGAAGCCATGGCCGCCCTCGCGAAAACGCGCGCCGACGGTGTCCAGCTCTACGGTGGCACGTTCACCACGACCACCTTCGATTTCACCGCGTCGGGCCCGCTCTGGGACCTGCCGGCCGGCCAGCTATTCGCCGCGGTCGGGGCGGACATCCGCAAGGAAGAATACGAGTTCAACGGCGCGAGCGCGGCCTATGCCACCCAGTCGGATGTGCAGAACTTCATCTTCAACGCGCCGTTCGACAACGCCCTCGCCACCGCGGGCACGCTCAGCCGCACGGTGAAGGCGGTCTTCGCCGAGCTCCAGATTCCGGTCATCAAGCACGTCGACCTCAACGTTGCCGGCCGCCGCGACGACTACACCGGCTTCGGCTCCACCACCAACCCGAAGATCACGCTCCGCATCGCACCCACCGAGAAGATCCTCCTCCGCGGCTCCTACAGCACCGGTTTCCGTGTGCCGACCTTCAAGCAGCAGTTCGACGCGGCTTTCGAGTCCGTCTACTCGGGTGCCGATCTGGTCGACCCCAGCACCGGCGCCTCCATTCCTGCCAACAGCCTGAACCTGATCAACGGCGGCAAGCGCGATCTGCAGCCCGAGGAGGCCGACATGATCTCCTACGGCGTCGTCATCTCGCCGATCAAAAACGTCACGCTCGGCGTCGACTGGTGGAAGGTGAACCGCGACGGCACCATCCAGAGCCTCGGTGCCTCCGACATCCTGAAGAATTCGCAGCTCTTCCCGGATCGCGTCATTCGCAACCCCGCGACGAACCAAATCGCGTTCATCGACGTTCGTCCGATCAACGCCGGCCAGACCGAGACCAGCGGCCTCGAATACACCGGGCGCGGCGAGTTCGACCTCTTCGGCGGCAAGCTCGTCGGCGACGTCAACGTCTCCCAGCTCCTCAAGAAACGCTCCAAGCTCATCGCCACCGCGCCGTGGGGCAACAGCGAGGTCGGCCGCTTCACCCGCGCCTCCGACATCGGCCTGAAGTGGAAATACACCGCCGCCGTCTCCTACCGCAAAGGCAAGTGGACCGGCCGCATCAGCCAGCTTTTCCGCTCCGGCTACATGGACTACGTGCCGCCCGGCATCGCCAACGGCGCCTACCTGTCCAAGGCCACCCAATACAACCCGAAGGTCGACGAATACATCACCTACAACGCGTCGCTGACCTACCGCTGGAGCAAGGACATCACCATCATCGCCGGCATCAAGAACCTGCTGAACGAGGATCCTCCGTTCTCCATCGCCTACGACACCAACACCGGCGCCGGCAGCTCGTGGGAACCGCGTGTCACCGACCCGCGCGGCCGCTCCTTCACGCTCTCGGTCGAATACAAGCTGTTCTAA
- a CDS encoding TonB-dependent receptor, translated as MSIQIVSRTPFVRLLRNATSLFVFLTAGLVALAADTGRVAGTVVSKSTGNVLQGAQVTVQGRVGFSDESGRFVIYDVPAGNAQVVATYSGFKDLTQDIVIAAGGQSDLTLTLETSDIVMLEAFTVQTVKEGQALSVTEQRNAANQKNVVALDEWGVLPTQNVGELFARMPGISFTTDEDNLINNITVRGMVSSNGQSFTRLNIDGMSATGVGGNGRTATLHSFSAAMYEQLEVIAGQTPDKRADSIGGQINLKTRSPLAMNEKRRINYSLSGRFNPPTNKRNEDLGTHPYGYVATLGYREVFDVFGGKKNLGVSVDLAQQQIVTQFDYDFMQYSSVTDSNQVYFRDYDKRSGMNHRFITGIGMRADYRVSDSTTVSARFIYNSGREPYFHYTFVNPFFSTNNTIYDPVTNPSGGIVAGSNSTRTEIRPTGNAQLLLTPRRFSFMSNNPTGSLFFEHKLGRLKIDHAWRMSRTHWQAGAGTEQQGGQLTLRTKDPIGFILDNSNREGRVFTQTAGPSVYDPNSYASFVVTAANTTTAPVAQTSVRFDKRNIVTDTNEWSGNLNASYELNLAFPVTVKVGGDTITRKVDNFQVDPRRWYTVAGTVLSGLPLMTLTTFEQNQGGQRLPVYDPAAVSTTLGDTTKWYEDVNFNAVQKLTSSRHINERVDSYYGQAQAKLGKLTVLGGARLEDVSLSSWTYFRARTTAIAAQPDHYARAAFDFDRNDSRGGYKKLFPSAHLAYDITPNMKARASWSMSYSRPDLLQLVQGVTTGTDAQGTPTITVGNPGLKPQVAKNGELKLEYYFKNSGVLSASIFTKSITDYLPPSGVNFGLGRFTGGKITLSNGTEVVVDDPAVITDGAVLLTPRNIGNVKTLGFELDYKQRLTFLPGLFKGLTVRANYTYLQGRADLVFPFTNNTAAINALVADLPGNMHIENGLITIKRKTSGIPGLLQHSANLGLQYTKGKFGASYDLNYTGSYNDGVGSTISTFSVTAPAYIQLFVYRKPLTTMNAGVTYRLSSDATLFLNVNNFTEQGNDRYLQFTSRPRQLTITPLSMTFGVTGTF; from the coding sequence ATGAGCATCCAGATCGTGAGTCGCACTCCGTTCGTCCGGCTGTTGCGCAACGCAACCAGCCTCTTCGTCTTCCTCACTGCGGGCCTCGTCGCCCTCGCCGCCGACACGGGCCGGGTCGCCGGCACCGTCGTCAGCAAAAGCACCGGCAATGTTCTGCAAGGAGCCCAAGTCACAGTGCAGGGCCGCGTCGGCTTCTCCGATGAGAGCGGCCGCTTCGTCATCTATGATGTGCCGGCCGGCAACGCCCAAGTCGTCGCGACCTATTCCGGCTTCAAGGACCTGACGCAGGATATCGTCATCGCCGCCGGTGGCCAATCCGACCTGACCCTGACGCTCGAGACCTCCGACATCGTGATGCTCGAGGCTTTCACCGTGCAGACGGTGAAGGAAGGCCAGGCGCTTTCCGTCACCGAACAGCGCAACGCTGCCAACCAAAAGAACGTTGTCGCGCTCGACGAGTGGGGCGTGCTGCCGACGCAGAACGTCGGTGAGCTCTTCGCGCGCATGCCTGGCATCTCCTTCACCACGGATGAAGACAATTTGATCAACAACATCACCGTGCGCGGCATGGTCTCGTCCAACGGCCAGTCGTTCACGCGCCTCAACATCGACGGCATGTCCGCCACCGGCGTTGGCGGCAACGGCCGCACCGCGACGCTCCACTCGTTCTCCGCCGCGATGTATGAACAGCTCGAAGTCATCGCCGGCCAGACGCCCGACAAGCGCGCCGACTCGATCGGTGGCCAGATCAACCTCAAGACTCGCTCCCCGCTCGCCATGAACGAGAAGCGCCGCATCAACTACAGCCTTTCCGGCCGCTTCAATCCCCCGACGAACAAGCGCAACGAAGACCTCGGCACGCATCCCTACGGCTATGTCGCCACGCTCGGCTACCGCGAAGTCTTCGACGTCTTCGGCGGCAAGAAGAACCTCGGCGTCTCCGTCGACCTCGCCCAGCAGCAGATCGTCACGCAGTTCGACTACGACTTCATGCAGTATTCGTCGGTGACCGACTCCAATCAGGTCTACTTCCGTGACTACGATAAGCGCAGCGGCATGAACCACCGCTTCATCACCGGCATCGGCATGCGCGCCGACTACCGCGTGTCCGACTCCACGACAGTTTCCGCGCGCTTCATCTACAACTCCGGCCGCGAGCCGTATTTCCACTACACGTTCGTCAACCCGTTCTTCTCGACGAACAACACGATCTACGACCCGGTCACAAACCCCAGCGGCGGCATCGTCGCCGGTTCGAACTCCACCCGCACCGAGATCCGCCCGACCGGCAACGCCCAGCTCCTCCTCACGCCGCGCCGGTTTTCGTTTATGAGCAACAATCCGACCGGCTCGCTCTTCTTCGAACATAAGCTCGGACGCCTCAAGATCGACCACGCCTGGCGCATGAGCCGCACCCACTGGCAGGCCGGCGCCGGCACCGAGCAGCAGGGCGGCCAGCTCACGCTCCGCACCAAGGACCCGATCGGTTTCATCCTCGACAACTCGAACCGCGAAGGTCGCGTCTTCACCCAGACCGCCGGCCCCAGCGTCTACGACCCGAATAGCTACGCCTCGTTCGTGGTCACCGCCGCCAACACCACCACGGCCCCCGTCGCCCAGACCTCGGTGCGTTTCGACAAGCGCAACATCGTCACCGACACCAACGAGTGGTCCGGCAATCTCAACGCCTCCTACGAGCTGAACCTTGCGTTTCCCGTTACCGTCAAGGTCGGCGGCGACACGATCACCCGCAAGGTCGACAACTTCCAAGTCGACCCACGCCGCTGGTATACGGTGGCCGGCACCGTCCTGTCCGGCCTGCCGTTGATGACGCTCACGACTTTCGAGCAAAACCAAGGCGGCCAGCGCCTGCCGGTCTACGATCCGGCGGCCGTCAGCACCACGCTGGGCGACACCACCAAGTGGTATGAGGACGTGAATTTTAACGCGGTGCAGAAACTCACGAGCTCGCGCCACATCAACGAGCGCGTCGATTCTTATTACGGCCAGGCTCAGGCTAAACTCGGAAAACTTACGGTTCTCGGCGGCGCGCGCCTAGAGGACGTCAGCCTGAGTTCTTGGACCTATTTCCGCGCCCGCACCACCGCCATTGCCGCGCAGCCGGATCACTATGCGCGGGCGGCCTTCGACTTCGATCGGAACGATTCGCGTGGCGGCTACAAGAAGCTCTTCCCGAGCGCGCACCTCGCTTACGACATCACGCCGAACATGAAAGCGCGCGCTAGCTGGTCCATGAGCTACTCCCGCCCCGACCTGCTACAGCTCGTGCAGGGTGTCACTACCGGCACCGACGCCCAAGGCACGCCGACAATCACGGTCGGCAATCCCGGCTTGAAACCGCAGGTCGCCAAGAACGGCGAACTGAAGCTCGAGTATTACTTCAAGAACAGCGGCGTGTTATCCGCCTCGATCTTCACCAAGAGCATTACCGACTACCTTCCGCCGTCCGGCGTCAACTTCGGCTTGGGACGGTTCACGGGAGGCAAGATCACCCTCTCCAACGGCACGGAGGTCGTGGTGGACGACCCCGCCGTGATTACGGATGGCGCGGTGTTGCTCACTCCGCGGAACATCGGCAACGTCAAGACCCTCGGGTTCGAACTCGACTACAAGCAACGCCTCACCTTCCTGCCCGGCCTGTTCAAGGGCCTCACCGTTCGCGCCAATTACACCTACCTCCAAGGTCGGGCCGATCTCGTGTTCCCCTTCACCAACAATACCGCCGCCATCAACGCGCTCGTCGCTGACCTCCCGGGCAACATGCATATCGAGAACGGCCTCATCACCATCAAACGCAAGACCAGCGGCATCCCCGGCCTGCTCCAACACTCCGCCAATCTCGGCCTGCAATATACCAAGGGCAAGTTCGGTGCCTCCTACGACTTGAACTACACGGGATCTTACAACGACGGTGTTGGCTCTACCATCAGCACCTTCTCGGTCACCGCCCCGGCCTACATCCAGCTCTTCGTCTACCGCAAGCCGCTCACGACGATGAACGCCGGCGTCACCTACCGCCTGTCGTCCGACGCCACGCTCTTCCTGAACGTGAACAACTTCACCGAACAGGGTAACGACCGTTACCTGCAGTTCACCTCGCGCCCGCGCCAGCTCACCATCACGCCGCTCTCCATGACGTTCGGCGTGACCGGCACCTTCTGA
- a CDS encoding helix-turn-helix transcriptional regulator produces the protein MPHPAAPDLRKLVSKLPQPNFQLLGRRPAPLPLPANIVCFQRQRADELNKPRRGRALHHRFVFMCALRTAVTVCVDDRNLRLNPGEALLVFPFQFHHYTQPQRPEISWLFVTFELNDAEPLAALRYRPFVMTPPLRTLAAELVEAYETERTEELPVLLLALLLARMRRLKHTAPHQAPPPAPEPDQGLMIRINQIAQRTGATPSIKELARSLGISASHLRARFRASCGVSIGRHLRRLRLEQACGLLRLGPQRVSEIAEQCGFGSIYSFSRAFRLAYGISPLAFRHSGKAAPGRRT, from the coding sequence ATGCCACACCCCGCCGCCCCCGACCTGAGGAAACTCGTCTCGAAGCTCCCGCAGCCGAACTTCCAGCTGCTCGGTCGCCGCCCGGCCCCGCTCCCGTTGCCGGCGAACATCGTCTGCTTCCAGCGCCAGCGCGCCGACGAGCTCAACAAGCCCCGCCGCGGGCGCGCCCTGCACCATCGCTTCGTGTTCATGTGCGCGCTGCGCACGGCGGTCACGGTGTGCGTCGACGACCGAAATCTCCGGCTCAACCCCGGCGAGGCGCTGCTGGTGTTCCCGTTTCAGTTCCACCACTACACGCAGCCGCAACGCCCGGAGATTTCGTGGCTGTTCGTGACCTTCGAGCTGAACGACGCCGAGCCCCTCGCGGCGTTGCGCTACCGGCCGTTCGTGATGACCCCGCCGCTGCGCACGCTCGCGGCCGAGCTGGTCGAAGCCTACGAGACCGAACGCACGGAGGAACTGCCGGTGCTGTTGCTGGCGCTGCTGCTCGCGCGCATGCGCCGCCTGAAACACACGGCGCCGCACCAAGCCCCGCCGCCCGCGCCGGAACCCGACCAAGGCCTGATGATCCGCATCAACCAGATCGCCCAACGCACAGGCGCGACGCCGAGCATCAAGGAGCTGGCCCGCTCCCTCGGCATCAGCGCGAGCCACCTGCGCGCGCGCTTCCGCGCCTCCTGCGGCGTGAGCATCGGCCGGCACCTGCGCCGGCTCCGGCTGGAGCAGGCGTGCGGGTTGTTGCGGCTGGGGCCGCAGCGCGTTTCCGAGATCGCGGAGCAATGCGGCTTCGGCTCGATCTACAGTTTTTCGCGCGCATTCCGACTCGCCTACGGCATCTCGCCGCTGGCCTTCCGCCACAGCGGCAAGGCCGCGCCCGGCCGGCGGACCTGA